The Triticum aestivum cultivar Chinese Spring chromosome 7B, IWGSC CS RefSeq v2.1, whole genome shotgun sequence genome window below encodes:
- the LOC123158524 gene encoding AAA-ATPase At3g28580-like, with protein sequence TNEKEAVIDDPKAFQESKEYYAKVGKAWNRGYLHYGPPDTTMISAMANFLDYDVYYLELKTVENNTKLRKLFIETTGKSIIVIGIDCFVNLTGKCRKDKNTASNKDSNNDDKPKLPVEPEKDDVTKVTLSCLLNFIEGLWSACGGERIIIFTTNHKEKLDSVLIRRGRVDKHIEMSYYRFEGFKRLLEETDMSPANVALAGNLMPMSKKKKRELDECLTCLIEVLK encoded by the exons acaaacgaa AAGGAGGCCGTCATCGACGACCCCAAGGCATTCCAGGAGAGCAAGGAATACTACGCCAAGGTCGGCAAGGCATGGAATCGTGGGTACCTCCATTACGGACCGCCCGACACCACCATGATCTCCGCCATGGCCAACTTCCTTGACTATGACGTCTACTACCTTGAGCTCAAGACGGTCGAGAACAACACCAAGTTGCGGAAGCTCTTCATAGAGACCACAGGCAAGTCCATCATCGTCATAGGCATTGACTGCTTCGTCAACCTCACCGGAAAATGCCGCAAGGACAAGAACACAGCAAGCAACAAGGACTCCAACAATGATGACAAGCCCAAGCTACCCGTAGAGCCAGAGAAGGATGACGTCACCAAG GTGACGCTCTCATGCCTACTTAACTTCATCGAAGGGCTGTGGTCTGCTTGCGGAGGTGAGCGAATCATAATCTTCACCACCAACCACAAGGAGAAGCTGGACTCGGTGTTGATCCGGCGGGGCAGAGTGGACAAGCACATCGAGATGTCCTACTACCGCTTCGAGGGCTTCAAG CGGCTGCTCGAGGAGACAGACATGTCGCCCGCCAATGTTGCACTTGCAGGGAACCTGATgccaatgtcaaagaagaaaaAGAGGGAGCTCGACGAGTGCTTGACATGCCTCATTGAGGTGCTCAAGTAG